Genomic DNA from Ananas comosus cultivar F153 unplaced genomic scaffold, ASM154086v1, whole genome shotgun sequence:
TAACAAATTGTGAATATCAAGATAGAAATTTTGAATCAGTAATCaaaatcattaaaattgatctatagtaattaaaatatttagaaattaatttttttaatttttaaatattattaatgcaGTGATCAAAGGATCGCAAATCGACAACTTTTGACAGATTATATGAGCTATTTGTTTGTTTAACGATATAGAGCAATTTAAACCGCTtgattttttaatcaaaaaaagtCTTTATATtgtttagataatatttgataactttAATTATGAAGTGGAAATGCCTACTATGTATCTTATTGGACTTCTCTATGTCATTTCATCTTTATGTGCGTTGTGTTTTGCGTTTATCAATACCTAGTTTAACTtaggaaaatttcaaataccatccatNATTCGTACTGGCCACTACGCAGGTACAGGAAACAGAGAACAATGTATAAGGTACAGGGTGAAACGATTTCAAACTGGTTCAAAATTTCTCAATTGGTAAACGACTCTCCTTTCCCGGACCACAAAGAAAAGTAAAAggattttttattaattagaatctttaataattatctcaatTATATTAATACGTAATAAAATCTTCTTTACGATAAATATATGGGTTTTTATTTCTCATTAAAAAGAGTATTATAAGTTCTcaaatttatatgattttaattatttttttttgcgtgACTCGATCAACCTAGCTCCACCGGATGTTTAagatatataatgatatataaaTTGCCTCTGACAAAACTGTTGTGGTcgactagaaaaaaaaaaaaaacatctgatattaaaataaagtcGTAAGAGTACATCATATTTAAGATCTATAACATCGGAAAATTCTATGAAGCGATTTTTACTAGCATGAAATTTAGTATTCTTCATTTGTTCGGTTTGTTTAACGATTAGAGAGATTCTAACGATCCGGTTGTGACATGTACTTAATCTACCTACTTTCCTCTCCTACACCTTTCTTGCTAGTTTCACTTTCGAATTTAACATCCGGTTGAAACAACTAAACTAAACTAGGACGTGATAACTTCACTAAGCTGCGTGTACAAATCAAGACCTACATCAGTTTTTCAACGAATAGAATCGGGTCATAGAGACATGAGGTTTTTCGAACTTTTTCATCTTCAACTGGGTAGCGCTGCTTCACAAACAGCGCTTAAAAAGTGAGAGGTAACAGGGTTGGTGTATTTAATGCTCCGGAACAAATCCCCTGCCGTTTACTCCGTTAGTAAAAAGTCTtctctatttttaaataaacaacaaaagagatgtctatatattttatatattcttcTCATAACGATATCTAGGACGTGTTAAAATGGGTATATATGTACAACTACTATATAATCATGtagatcaaatttttattatatattctattcattatatatataattattatatcttcttattatattataataatatcctCAGGCCGAGCCCATGACAGCTATATCGAGGTTCTTAAATCACGACCGCTCAAAAGATGGCAATCTAAATTAGGAAACTAATAAAAATGGGCAATTTAATATGATAAATTGGTTGGTGAGTGAGTTGAGATCTCTCGAGTATAGTAAAATTGGTAGGTAAAGAGTTAGgttcttaattttttagttaTCGTAGTTATCGAACCACGATAACTATCATAAATGTAGTTCGCTTTCCGTGTTAATAACAACCGCATTCTAAGAGGGACACTACCACTACGGTATAATTtttccagttttttttttttttagatgttTAAAACAACCTTTTATATATGTTTCCACGGGTTGCGAACCGGTTATACGTTCTTGAAAAACGTGTGGCTAGTAAGTAGACTTTCCATGTTGTCGCTTTTGCTCTAAATCAATAATCCTACCTATGGTAGAAAGGTATCTATTCTCTTATTACATGTATTTTAAAGACACGTGTACCTCTCGAGATGTAGGTGTGATGAGGATTTAATTTTCCATTTGAAATTTATAGTAAGGACatcaaagtataaaaaaatgaaattatgagATACTACGTTTCATATAGTTTAATCATAGGACAccaaagtaaaagtaaaaaagcagtcaaaaaaacaatttaatatatgttttatGAAGTCTATGGGGAAGATACAAATAGTTTATAAGTGAAATCATGAgaaatcaaaattgaaacaGAGATTAAATtgctttttgcaatttttttaatcatcttagctattattttttatttttttttactgttccGTGATTTaattatgtgaaatttggtATTCCGTGATTACACTCTTTTATACCTACCATAAACTTTAAAAGGATTCAATTTGATCCATAACTATTTGCGTTTTGTGTTGCGTGTATTTCTACTTTACTGTATCTCTTCAGGTTATTCTATGTATCATCTGAAAAAGTTAAGTATTAATTTCAATAGTTTATAATAGATTTGttatatttctgaaaaaaactaattttttagttCGCCAAATTTAACGAGATATAGCAATTTGTTTGTTTATCGAGTATATTAGACAGTTTTCAACAGCTAAACGCTAGGAAACTAGTGAcgtaattattataaatttttaatttttttaattaaagatttataaaattaatgatATCTAgttaaaattactaaaactaatGACTAAGTTTTAAAGATAGAACTATAAGTGTTAAACAATCGAGACATAAATAGTACAACTAACCCACCTCCAATAATAAAACTAGAATAGTTCGTTGAAAATTAGATTTTAGGATTAAAAGAAAGTAGTAGTAAAGAAACGTTTGCCTGTTTATTATGTAACTGAAATAAGTGTATTTCGTAGGTTCCCTACtgtatctttcaaaaaaaaaaaaattgatatttttctcGCTCTGTTTCTATtgtacaataaataaaataaataaattttttttgtttaattcaatttttgtACTTGattgacatttaaaatttagaactcaTAGTTAGTAGTTTAAGAAACAGGGAACGCAATCTTTGCCAACTACTACTacacttttcaaaaaaaaaactctccctATCCATAGTGCGGTGGGcgaagcaaataaaataaatctttttttaaatcGACTTTTAGACTTAGTTTATCCTAATCTTGAACCCTGGAATATATGGTTGGAGGTTCAGGAAACGGTGAACGAGATCCCTGCCAGCCACACTACACTTTTCAAATACAGAATTAAAAGTACGGGGAATGGAAACTGGATATGGATCGAgtctctattttttcttttttctttttttctactaTTGCCGGATTAGTCAAACCATAGTGACTAATACAATATTAGctcactttcttttttattgattGTTTATTCAGGGACGCATTTATCATAAATAATTGGAGGTGAGTTTTACTTTACTTAGTGTATTACGTTAGATCGATATAAATTAAACTTAGTTATAAATTTAACTATCATAGTTGACAAGGATCGCGTTCACCATTCTCCGAACCACCAACTATAGGCTCTAAAGTTCAAGTTTAGgattaactaaatataaaagtcgattcaaataaaaatttactttattgGCTTCATTTATCGTACGATGGATGGagagtttattaatttatttacatgATGTCTATTAATCACAGTTCATCAACCTTTAACTAAAAATACTTGAATTAATAGTATATACTGAACATTGTATTACTACTACACACGCCGAATCGACAGGGAAATTATTctattcttttctattttgCTGTTTCTCCGGTACGGATCCCTGTTTTTAAAGCACTTGTAGCCAAGGTTCGTTCAACAAACCTCTGCTACAGCTACCCGTGACGCACCAGCGCTAGGGAGtatttgctttttatttttttttttaaacactcGAGGCTAgaacatttctctctctctctctttcatcgCCCCTGCCAACGCTACCTGTGGGCGTGTGATGCGCCGTAGATAGCCAGTCTAGTCAGGGTTTGTTGAACCAACCCCTCCCTACGGGTGGTTTAAAACAAGGTACGGATCATTACGAGTTTCAGAAGTTATCTACTTTATTTATCCCACTAGTCGCAACGCGCCCCCACTCCACCATTCACACCAATCAACTcctcctccaaaaaaaaaaagaaaaaagaaaaaaaagaagtaaagtgTATCCTCtttaggtttaaaaaaaaaaaagcaccgaGACTTTGTCAACGATTAAGAGTTTGGGAAAATTTTCCAAACTCTTAATAATCAAGAAAGTCCGAGTGttcaataaaaagaaataatatctaaaaaaatatgagaatattattctaattaaattaagataattatAAGATTAAAACATTGGTAATAATTTAATTAGGTTGGAATATATATCAATAGCTTATCTGTTACAATAAATGGATCACTGTATTCTTTTTAAATACGTGTGTACTAGTGGAAACGCAGGGACTGGTCCACCCTCTTTAAACAAGGAAGCGGAGATATGGATGCCGGAGTAGACTTCGCTTAAAGATTCTTCAATCATCTCCTCTTTTCCTCTCGCTTCCTCCTACTTTTGTGTTTGAAAATCATCTCCTCACCTCGTGTGCCCGTCAAAATGTCAACATATGATAGGAGGAGGACGATGATCGCTAGTTCGAAAAGGAGAGGAACTAATTAAGTTCCTACTCTAAATAGGAAAAGGTGAGTCTTTGTGCTATGTCCTAACTTTTGTACTGCAATGGTCGTTGCTTGTACTGCAGTGTAGTACATTTGGTCGGTAATAATTACTTTCACTTGCTAAACCCCAAAATTCCagtggaggaggagaggggcatttttatatgaatataaatgTGATCCTCTTCAGATCTCGGGTTCGATCACTAGGTTGAGGTAGATCTGAGAAAACCCAGGTGAGATTTTTTTCGGGCACTTGTTGTCAATCGTTCTTCAAAATtaaatctttttgtttttgttttttgtttttttctctatCATATGGCGTCAATGCAATTCCCCtgttttaaaatatttggtatatctatattataatatagtgTCTATGTAATAGTTAATTGCTTGCATCTAAGTTCTTCATCTGAGTTTCGTACCAACGACCAATACACAATTCTAAGATGGagacctcttcttcttcttgttctcctTTTctaatggaggaggaggaggaggcgaatGCGCtactgaagaagaagaagaagaagaagaagacacaAGAGGATCAAATGGAGGAATCCAAAGATGAGCTGCAGCAGCATCAACgagaggatgaggaggaagaagaagaagaagaagaagggggggTTGTGGAGGAAAGGGGGGGAGAAGAGTTGAGGAGATCGGGAGTTGAGGCGAGGAGCGGCGAGTGGGAGCGGGTGGCGCCGTGGAGGAGGCAGGTGACGGTGCGTGGggtggcggcgggggcggcgatCGGGATCGTGTACAGCGTGATCGTGATGAAGCTGATCCTCACGACGGGGCTCGTGCCCACGCTCAACGTCTCCGCCGcgctcctcgccttcgtcgtcCTCCGCGGCTGGACCAAGCTCCTCCGCAAGCTCGGCCTCGTCGCCGCGCCCTTCACCCGCCAGGAGAACACCGTTGTTCAGACCTGCGCCGTCGCCTGCTACAGCATCGCCGTCG
This window encodes:
- the LOC109704552 gene encoding probable metal-nicotianamine transporter YSL9, encoding MEESKDELQQHQREDEEEEEEEEEGGVVEERGGEELRRSGVEARSGEWERVAPWRRQVTVRGVAAGAAIGIVYSVIVMKLILTTGLVPTLNVSAALLAFVVLRGWTKLLRKLGLVAAPFTRQENTVVQTCAVACYSIAVGGGFGSYLLGLNKKTYELAGVDTEGNVPGSYKEPVTASSAVAPCLDGNGSRRLGWRVSSGLRLGSSSTGGGA